In the genome of Flavobacterium panacagri, one region contains:
- a CDS encoding AAA family ATPase, translating into MGSLIIKKVKYSGEKYSYESPELQEGINVILGDNDSGKSTFSYFIEYALGGKVKPFEDDTDGSRYSLIIEDVNNFVQIDVLIDQTPYSIKRFINHQDIFIDNGDIIEKFPINRKPGIAIFSDWLLGKLHIPVFEMYLGASHWYFNFNDLFRLLNYDQNTEPRKIYKSPVAENYIADSIIIRKSIFEILLGISSAEYFKKLDIAKAALKKRDTAKALYENYKANHEIYESSDKLNEIKNEISINLKNLELERDSYLRKETNVNDKIGELSDIQAKLLSLELRNSEDRVFLSTLQNEQTKVNQLHYNLEQEIYQIQKIIFTHDKLDLFSMEVCPFCMNKKDVEEGICICGSKFNDDDYEKFVYHSSEYKEILSHKEKSINAITLAKEAYQKDIDEKNQNILNNLLLIKDYTNKLKIIIETAEFAGNTTIVDGYNDKILKLRETLLQIDFSLKTSSQLAELKKDFDEKNKKFAIVQEELKKAKAEYDKNNLSTIEEFNTVYNDLLSKSSYESTSAHIDEDYMPFIDNREYKAKSGDVPKRLMYYFTILSLALKLSSVKHPRFLLIDTPEDSGIDTDHLNQNLELLEYAIHLGKQKDGRINSFQVILTTGYGKFPDSFEKYVVEKFSTKENNYILKPN; encoded by the coding sequence GTGGGAAGTTTAATTATTAAAAAGGTCAAATATTCAGGTGAAAAATACTCTTATGAATCTCCTGAATTACAAGAAGGAATTAATGTAATCCTTGGAGACAATGATTCTGGAAAAAGTACTTTTAGTTATTTTATTGAATATGCACTTGGCGGAAAAGTAAAACCTTTTGAAGATGATACTGATGGATCACGTTATTCATTAATTATAGAGGATGTAAATAATTTTGTGCAAATTGATGTTCTAATTGATCAAACTCCTTATTCCATTAAGAGATTCATTAATCACCAAGACATTTTTATAGATAATGGAGACATAATAGAGAAATTTCCCATTAATAGAAAACCAGGGATAGCTATTTTTTCTGATTGGCTATTAGGAAAACTTCATATTCCAGTATTTGAAATGTATCTTGGTGCCTCTCATTGGTATTTTAATTTTAATGATCTTTTTAGGCTACTTAACTACGATCAAAATACAGAACCAAGAAAGATTTATAAATCTCCAGTTGCTGAAAATTACATAGCAGATTCAATTATTATTAGAAAATCAATTTTCGAAATTCTTTTAGGAATTTCATCTGCGGAATACTTTAAAAAACTTGATATCGCAAAAGCGGCATTAAAAAAAAGGGATACTGCGAAAGCTTTATACGAAAATTATAAGGCAAATCATGAAATATATGAATCAAGTGATAAGCTCAATGAAATTAAAAATGAAATTTCCATTAATTTAAAAAATTTAGAACTTGAACGTGATTCATATTTAAGGAAAGAAACAAATGTTAATGACAAAATAGGAGAATTATCCGATATACAAGCAAAATTATTATCTCTCGAATTAAGAAACTCAGAAGATAGAGTATTTCTTAGCACGCTCCAAAATGAACAAACAAAAGTAAATCAGTTACATTATAATTTAGAACAAGAGATTTATCAGATTCAAAAAATTATTTTCACACATGACAAATTAGATTTGTTTTCAATGGAAGTATGTCCATTTTGTATGAATAAAAAAGATGTCGAAGAAGGTATTTGCATATGTGGATCAAAATTCAATGATGATGATTATGAAAAATTTGTTTACCACTCCAGTGAATATAAAGAGATTTTGTCTCATAAAGAGAAAAGTATTAATGCTATTACTCTGGCAAAAGAAGCTTATCAAAAAGATATAGATGAAAAAAATCAAAATATTCTCAATAATTTATTGCTTATAAAAGATTATACTAATAAGTTAAAAATAATAATTGAAACAGCGGAATTTGCTGGAAATACGACAATTGTAGATGGGTATAATGATAAAATTCTCAAGTTGAGAGAAACCTTATTACAAATAGACTTCAGCTTAAAAACAAGCTCTCAGTTGGCAGAACTCAAAAAAGATTTTGACGAAAAAAACAAAAAATTTGCAATCGTTCAAGAAGAATTGAAGAAGGCAAAAGCAGAATATGACAAGAATAATTTGAGTACAATTGAAGAATTCAATACTGTTTATAATGATTTATTATCTAAGTCTTCATATGAAAGCACTAGTGCTCATATTGATGAAGATTATATGCCATTTATAGATAACCGCGAATACAAAGCTAAAAGTGGTGATGTTCCTAAACGATTAATGTACTACTTTACAATTTTAAGCCTTGCGCTTAAGTTATCTTCTGTAAAACATCCTAGATTCTTATTAATTGATACTCCAGAAGATTCTGGAATAGATACAGATCATCTAAATCAAAATTTAGAGCTATTAGAATATGCTATTCACTTAGGTAAACAGAAAGATGGTAGGATAAACAGTTTCCAAGTAATTTTAACTACAGGATATGGTAAATTTCCAGATTCATTTGAAAAATATGTTGTAGAAAAATTTTCAACAAAAGAAAATAATTATATTTTAAAGCCTAATTGA
- a CDS encoding IS3 family transposase, whose translation MEKIRVFDKNFKEQAVKLGFEIGLTKGARELGIYPSYMGKWRKDFLEFGSSSFCGRGSTKLNPEQIKFCKLKRKLKNELKESELKLEIFKNGSKYISQGRLMLYQFMENNAEKYTIGKMCKVFGISYLAYTKWKNQVLSPRQRRNQLLKEEITSIFYEYKELYGVPRITAELQSRGFKVKEGRIYMYMKQLGLVSKIRKDRRPKTSICYNPYAFPNILNQKFKVEDSSKVWVSGIRRIKTASGLIALTIIMDLFDRKIIGWNLSSKMSTQETTLPAWQMAVKNRKINKELIFHSDRGVQYANRIFTDVLDSYNCVRRSMSRKGNHTDNSVCESFFTSFKGELLAGTKLLTRKQMKGEVYQYIENWYNKKRRHSFLGYKTIEEFNQNYLALTDK comes from the coding sequence ATGGAGAAGATAAGAGTTTTTGATAAGAATTTTAAAGAACAAGCAGTCAAATTAGGATTTGAAATAGGTCTCACAAAAGGAGCAAGAGAACTTGGTATTTATCCTTCCTACATGGGGAAATGGAGAAAGGATTTTCTTGAATTTGGTTCATCAAGTTTTTGCGGTCGTGGTTCAACAAAATTAAATCCGGAGCAAATAAAATTTTGTAAACTAAAGAGAAAGCTAAAAAATGAGCTTAAAGAGTCAGAACTTAAGCTTGAAATTTTTAAAAACGGAAGTAAATATATTTCGCAAGGAAGATTAATGCTTTATCAATTTATGGAAAATAATGCAGAAAAGTATACGATTGGGAAAATGTGTAAAGTTTTTGGAATCTCTTATCTGGCATATACGAAATGGAAAAATCAGGTTCTTTCTCCAAGGCAACGTAGAAATCAATTATTAAAGGAAGAAATAACTTCTATTTTTTATGAATATAAGGAGTTATATGGTGTTCCAAGAATTACGGCGGAACTCCAAAGTCGTGGATTTAAAGTGAAAGAGGGACGAATTTATATGTATATGAAACAACTAGGACTGGTTAGTAAAATTAGAAAAGATCGCAGACCTAAAACAAGTATATGTTATAATCCTTATGCTTTTCCTAATATCTTAAATCAAAAATTTAAAGTTGAAGATTCGTCTAAAGTTTGGGTCTCGGGCATAAGAAGAATAAAAACGGCAAGTGGACTCATAGCCTTAACAATTATTATGGATTTATTTGATAGGAAAATCATAGGATGGAATTTAAGTTCTAAAATGAGTACTCAAGAAACTACTCTTCCTGCGTGGCAAATGGCGGTTAAAAACAGAAAAATAAATAAGGAACTAATCTTCCACTCGGATCGGGGTGTTCAATATGCTAATAGAATTTTTACTGACGTTCTAGACTCTTATAATTGTGTTAGGAGAAGCATGAGTCGAAAAGGAAATCATACTGACAATTCAGTCTGCGAGAGTTTTTTTACTTCTTTTAAGGGTGAATTACTTGCGGGTACTAAGTTATTAACTAGAAAACAGATGAAAGGAGAAGTATACCAATACATTGAGAATTGGTATAATAAAAAAAGAAGACATTCATTTTTAGGCTATAAAACAATCGAAGAATTCAATCAAAATTATTTAGCACTAACCGATAAATAA
- a CDS encoding helix-turn-helix domain-containing protein — translation MSTLTKPNHIGRKISRIRELRDMKQEALAQALGTNQQAISAMENSETIDDEKLVEVAKALGVTVEAIKNFSEDGMINYFNTFNESVSDSSFGSIHNNKCTFNPLDKLMETVEENKKLYERLLQSEKEKIEYLEKLLKEK, via the coding sequence ATGAGCACACTAACAAAACCAAATCATATAGGACGAAAAATAAGCCGTATTCGTGAACTTCGTGATATGAAGCAGGAAGCTTTGGCGCAGGCTTTAGGAACAAACCAGCAGGCGATTTCGGCTATGGAAAACAGCGAAACCATTGATGACGAAAAATTGGTTGAGGTTGCAAAAGCGCTTGGTGTAACGGTTGAAGCCATCAAGAATTTTTCAGAAGACGGTATGATAAATTATTTTAATACTTTTAATGAATCAGTATCTGATAGTAGTTTTGGAAGTATTCATAATAATAAATGCACTTTCAATCCATTAGATAAATTAATGGAAACGGTAGAAGAAAATAAAAAGCTTTACGAGCGTTTGCTTCAGTCGGAAAAAGAAAAAATCGAATATTTAGAGAAACTGCTGAAAGAGAAATAG
- a CDS encoding secretion protein yields MTKFTKAGLVAAFFLATVFTYALDGKGDFILNIKTGNGKVMSFTLDTVENSSFSIFDENHNLLYAGESAANKLEVSKTISLESFPAGTYVLEVKANDKVSKHEIKVAAKKVKAVKLEETVNHSPSFRR; encoded by the coding sequence ATGACAAAATTTACCAAAGCCGGTTTAGTTGCTGCCTTTTTTTTAGCAACTGTTTTTACCTATGCCCTTGATGGAAAAGGTGACTTTATTTTAAACATTAAAACAGGAAACGGAAAAGTAATGAGTTTTACTTTAGACACTGTTGAAAATTCATCTTTCTCTATCTTTGATGAGAATCACAATTTACTTTATGCTGGAGAGTCTGCAGCAAACAAATTGGAAGTTTCTAAAACTATTAGTTTGGAAAGTTTTCCTGCTGGAACTTATGTTCTAGAAGTAAAAGCAAACGACAAAGTTTCGAAACACGAAATTAAAGTTGCTGCAAAAAAAGTAAAGGCAGTGAAGTTAGAAGAAACTGTTAATCACAGTCCATCTTTCCGTCGCTAA
- a CDS encoding secretion protein: MKKIAKLSLAAALLFTGISTYAIDGNGEFNLHVLKANGKQITFALNRTQKANLAIYDKEGTLIYSENATGKEGILRTFSLEEFPEGTYFLEVEDSIKKAKYEIKIDDNASLSRTAISSVYKAGFAKNSSVAAR, from the coding sequence ATGAAAAAGATTGCAAAATTGAGTTTAGCGGCGGCATTGCTTTTCACAGGAATTAGCACTTACGCAATTGATGGAAATGGAGAATTTAATCTTCATGTATTAAAAGCTAATGGAAAACAGATCACTTTCGCACTTAACAGAACACAGAAAGCGAACTTAGCCATTTATGACAAAGAAGGAACTCTTATTTATTCTGAAAATGCTACTGGTAAAGAAGGAATTTTAAGAACTTTCAGCTTAGAAGAATTTCCAGAAGGAACTTACTTTTTAGAAGTTGAAGACAGCATCAAAAAAGCAAAATATGAAATTAAAATCGATGATAATGCTTCATTATCTAGAACTGCAATTTCATCTGTTTACAAAGCAGGTTTTGCTAAAAATTCAAGCGTGGCTGCACGTTAA
- a CDS encoding T9SS type A sorting domain-containing protein → MKKIAKMSLVAALLFSGISTYAVDGAEDFNLHVIKSNGKLISFGLNQTQKAYLSIYDKDGSLIYSETASGKEGILRTFSLEEFPEGIYFLEIEDNTKKAKYEIAVTDTVTVLSQKAVSSVNKADFKNTSVAVR, encoded by the coding sequence ATGAAAAAGATTGCAAAAATGAGTTTAGTAGCTGCGTTGCTTTTTTCTGGAATAAGCACTTACGCAGTTGATGGAGCGGAAGATTTTAATCTTCACGTGATCAAATCTAATGGAAAATTAATCAGTTTTGGTCTTAATCAGACTCAGAAAGCTTACTTATCTATATATGATAAAGACGGATCTCTTATTTATTCTGAAACTGCTTCAGGTAAAGAAGGAATCTTAAGAACTTTCAGCTTAGAGGAATTCCCAGAAGGAATTTACTTTTTAGAAATTGAAGACAATACAAAAAAAGCAAAATATGAAATCGCTGTAACAGACACCGTTACTGTTTTATCTCAAAAAGCAGTTTCATCTGTTAACAAAGCAGATTTTAAAAATACTAGCGTAGCAGTACGCTAA
- a CDS encoding DUF3244 domain-containing protein codes for MKKIMKLSLVCAVLLTGMSTYAIDGNEALNLHVLKGNGKVIAFGINQLQKAVISIYDTNGNVLYSENASGKEGILRTFSLEEFPEGKYILEVADNYKKVKYDITVNAKSSILSSKGTTSLY; via the coding sequence ATGAAAAAGATTATGAAATTAAGTTTAGTATGTGCAGTACTTCTAACAGGAATGAGTACTTATGCAATTGATGGAAATGAAGCGTTAAATCTTCATGTATTAAAAGGAAATGGCAAGGTAATTGCTTTTGGAATTAATCAATTACAAAAAGCAGTTATCAGTATATATGATACTAATGGTAACGTTCTATATTCTGAAAATGCTTCTGGTAAAGAAGGAATTTTAAGAACTTTCAGTTTAGAAGAATTTCCAGAAGGAAAATATATTTTAGAAGTTGCTGATAATTACAAAAAAGTAAAATACGATATTACTGTAAATGCGAAAAGTTCTATTTTGTCTTCAAAAGGAACTACTTCTCTTTACTAA
- a CDS encoding AraC family transcriptional regulator encodes MKTIAPALEVITNSYGSSFTYTKHAEKTNSKAHLWHYHPEIELVYVNGGAGKRQIGSHVSYYTNGSLLLIGANLPHCGFTNENTGNTNETVIHIKPEFLGNDFFIAPEMKKVQNILNQAKGGIAFGGETKKRIGKKIEMMENESPFQRLLTLLGILDELDSSTESTVLNADGFSLELQTQDNDRMNVVFNFVKDHFQESISIDEVSSLVSMTTPSFCRYFKKISNKTFTEFVNEYRLVHASKLLAEQPISINEVCYESGFNNFSHFSKSFKQYTGKSASQYRHEHKIIIK; translated from the coding sequence ATGAAGACAATTGCCCCAGCTCTTGAAGTGATAACTAACTCATACGGAAGTTCTTTTACCTATACCAAACACGCCGAAAAGACCAATAGTAAAGCTCATTTATGGCATTATCATCCAGAGATTGAGTTGGTTTATGTAAATGGCGGGGCGGGCAAAAGACAAATAGGAAGTCATGTTTCTTATTATACCAATGGTAGTTTACTTTTAATAGGAGCCAATTTGCCCCATTGTGGATTTACAAATGAAAATACGGGAAATACAAATGAAACCGTAATTCATATTAAACCTGAATTTTTAGGGAACGATTTTTTTATTGCTCCTGAAATGAAAAAAGTTCAGAATATTTTGAATCAGGCCAAAGGCGGTATTGCTTTTGGCGGTGAAACAAAAAAAAGAATAGGAAAGAAAATCGAAATGATGGAGAACGAATCTCCATTTCAAAGATTACTTACGCTTTTAGGAATTTTAGATGAATTAGATTCTTCCACAGAGTCTACAGTATTAAATGCTGATGGTTTTTCATTAGAACTGCAGACTCAGGATAACGATCGTATGAATGTGGTTTTCAATTTTGTGAAAGATCATTTTCAGGAATCTATTTCAATAGACGAGGTTTCGAGTCTGGTAAGCATGACTACGCCTTCTTTTTGTCGTTATTTTAAAAAAATCTCCAATAAAACATTTACAGAGTTCGTGAATGAATATCGTTTGGTACATGCTTCTAAACTTTTGGCAGAGCAGCCAATAAGCATTAATGAGGTTTGTTATGAAAGCGGATTTAATAATTTCAGCCACTTCAGCAAATCGTTTAAACAATATACAGGAAAAAGTGCGTCGCAATATCGTCACGAACATAAGATTATTATAAAATAG
- a CDS encoding M13 family metallopeptidase: MNLFRKPIAFLIIGVTFLSCSKKETDFPDPLITNRDTTISPAVDFFNYANNGWFKKNPILNTDSSNGIGRIVTDTINEQIKSICENAAKEKNTKGSNKQKIGDFYASGMDTLAIEKAGLTPLDSQFKKINDIKDVPALVNAIGYLHTIGANPAFSFYVSQDDKNSAKFVLYFGQGGLGMRQRDYYLDADKRNVEIRKQYVSHLETMMQFMGDDKTAAVKNAATVMKLETELAKSSRKLEALRDPIANYNKLTVDQFNKTTPNIDWKKMLPVLGIPKADTVIVAQPEFFKALSATLKSYSVEEWKTYLKWNLLNNYAAYLPNNIEKQNFKFYYTIMNGVKNQKPRWKRVVAETDDSLGELIGQVYVTDYMPKGVKEKLEEIGNNIRDVFATHIKKLDWMSDATKQKALNKLSKIVMKLGYPDKWKDMSQLSVDRKSYCGNVMNANIWDYKYMINRYGKPVDRNEWGMQPHTYNAYYNPSNNEIVIPACNIIVPGYEGRMPDDAILYGIIGGSFFGHEITHGFDDQGSQYDEKGNLNNWWTAEDLKKFKAKTKLIVSQYNAFTVLGKNVNGDATQGENIADLGGVVMGYEAFQKTKQFKNKEKISGLTPEQRYFLAYAYSWMINRRDESKINQIMTDVHAPEQFRVNGPLSNIPEFYKAFNVKKGDKMYQPDSLRVVIW, translated from the coding sequence ATGAATTTATTCAGAAAACCTATTGCATTCCTTATAATAGGAGTGACCTTTTTGAGCTGTAGTAAAAAAGAAACGGATTTTCCTGATCCGCTTATTACAAATCGCGACACAACGATAAGTCCAGCTGTTGATTTTTTCAATTATGCAAACAATGGCTGGTTTAAAAAAAATCCTATTTTAAATACTGACAGCAGCAACGGAATTGGGCGAATAGTTACGGATACTATTAATGAGCAAATTAAAAGTATCTGCGAAAATGCGGCTAAAGAAAAAAACACTAAAGGAAGCAACAAACAGAAAATTGGTGATTTTTATGCTTCTGGAATGGATACTCTTGCAATCGAAAAAGCGGGTTTAACTCCTTTAGACTCTCAATTCAAAAAGATAAACGATATTAAAGATGTTCCTGCATTGGTCAATGCAATTGGGTATTTGCACACTATTGGAGCAAATCCAGCATTCTCTTTTTATGTTTCTCAAGATGATAAAAATAGTGCAAAATTTGTTTTATATTTTGGGCAAGGCGGTCTTGGAATGAGGCAGAGAGATTATTATTTGGATGCTGATAAGAGAAACGTTGAAATTCGTAAACAATATGTATCGCATTTAGAAACAATGATGCAGTTTATGGGAGATGATAAAACTGCTGCCGTAAAAAATGCCGCTACTGTAATGAAGCTAGAAACGGAGCTTGCAAAATCTTCTAGAAAATTAGAGGCTTTACGTGATCCCATTGCCAATTACAATAAATTGACAGTAGATCAATTTAATAAAACTACACCAAATATTGACTGGAAAAAAATGCTTCCAGTCTTAGGTATCCCCAAAGCAGACACTGTAATTGTTGCGCAGCCTGAGTTTTTTAAGGCTTTAAGTGCAACGTTAAAAAGTTATTCTGTTGAGGAGTGGAAAACCTATTTGAAATGGAATCTTTTAAATAATTACGCTGCTTATCTGCCTAATAATATTGAAAAACAGAATTTCAAATTTTATTATACTATAATGAATGGTGTAAAAAACCAGAAACCAAGATGGAAGAGGGTTGTGGCAGAAACGGATGATTCGCTTGGCGAATTAATCGGACAAGTTTATGTTACGGATTATATGCCGAAGGGAGTGAAGGAAAAATTAGAAGAGATTGGAAATAATATCCGTGATGTTTTTGCTACGCATATCAAGAAATTAGATTGGATGAGCGATGCAACCAAACAGAAAGCATTGAATAAATTGAGTAAAATTGTAATGAAACTTGGGTATCCAGATAAATGGAAAGATATGAGCCAGCTTTCAGTTGACAGAAAATCATATTGTGGTAATGTTATGAATGCCAATATTTGGGATTATAAATATATGATTAATAGATATGGGAAGCCAGTTGATCGAAATGAGTGGGGAATGCAGCCTCACACTTATAATGCTTATTATAATCCAAGTAATAACGAAATTGTAATTCCAGCTTGTAATATAATTGTTCCTGGATATGAAGGACGTATGCCAGATGATGCTATTTTATACGGTATTATTGGAGGTTCTTTTTTTGGACATGAAATTACGCATGGTTTTGACGATCAAGGAAGTCAGTATGATGAAAAAGGAAATTTGAATAATTGGTGGACGGCTGAAGATTTGAAAAAATTTAAAGCAAAGACCAAGCTGATTGTTTCGCAGTATAATGCATTTACTGTTTTAGGTAAAAATGTGAACGGAGATGCTACGCAAGGTGAAAATATTGCAGATTTAGGAGGTGTTGTAATGGGGTATGAGGCATTTCAGAAAACCAAACAATTTAAAAATAAAGAAAAAATCAGCGGTTTGACACCAGAGCAGCGCTACTTTTTGGCTTATGCATATTCGTGGATGATTAACAGAAGAGATGAATCAAAAATTAACCAGATCATGACTGATGTGCATGCGCCCGAACAATTTAGAGTTAATGGTCCTTTGAGTAATATCCCTGAATTTTATAAAGCCTTTAATGTGAAAAAAGGAGATAAAATGTATCAGCCAGACAGTTTAAGAGTTGTAATTTGGTAA
- a CDS encoding alpha/beta hydrolase, translating to MKKFKMLLSAFLLCLTTMTYAAKVDTLQVASTAMGKTYKAAVVLPNSYAKSKTAFPVMYLLHGAYGHFSDWLKNTPNKKLVHNLADQYNMIIVMPEGETFSFYLDSPVNKESQFETFITQEVIQKVDKTYKTIANKNGRVITGLSMGGHGALYLSARHPDLFCAAGSMSGAVDMSTMLNRDSSAQIVKLMQPVFGDKSGNTELYEQNSVLRMADKLKSNKLPLIIDCGVDDFLIEPNRELHRRLVYNKVDHDYTERPGAHTWDYWENSLPYHVLFFNKILLKNQVAPKK from the coding sequence ATGAAGAAATTTAAAATGCTATTGTCTGCATTTTTGCTTTGTCTTACCACGATGACGTATGCGGCAAAAGTAGACACTTTACAAGTTGCGAGTACTGCAATGGGTAAAACTTACAAAGCGGCAGTAGTTTTGCCAAATTCTTATGCTAAAAGTAAAACTGCTTTTCCGGTAATGTATTTATTACACGGCGCTTATGGACATTTTAGCGACTGGTTAAAAAATACGCCAAACAAAAAATTGGTTCATAATCTGGCTGATCAATACAATATGATAATTGTAATGCCGGAAGGAGAAACTTTTAGTTTTTATTTGGACAGTCCTGTAAACAAAGAAAGTCAGTTTGAGACTTTTATTACACAGGAAGTGATTCAGAAAGTGGATAAAACCTATAAAACAATTGCCAATAAAAACGGAAGAGTGATTACAGGACTTTCTATGGGCGGACATGGTGCTTTATATTTGTCGGCTAGACATCCAGATTTGTTTTGTGCGGCCGGAAGTATGAGTGGAGCCGTAGATATGAGTACAATGCTCAACAGAGATTCGTCTGCTCAAATTGTGAAATTGATGCAGCCTGTTTTTGGAGATAAAAGTGGTAATACAGAATTGTATGAGCAAAATTCTGTGTTAAGAATGGCAGATAAATTAAAATCTAATAAACTTCCTTTGATTATAGATTGTGGTGTAGATGATTTTTTAATTGAACCCAACCGCGAATTACACAGACGATTAGTTTATAATAAAGTAGACCATGACTATACAGAACGTCCAGGGGCACATACTTGGGATTATTGGGAAAACTCACTTCCGTATCATGTTTTATTTTTCAATAAAATACTACTTAAAAATCAGGTAGCTCCGAAAAAATAA
- a CDS encoding T9SS type A sorting domain-containing protein — protein sequence MKKNYLILIFALLFNTFLFSQTVTLTPTAVNGSNVNSGPINLASTPNSTISLGVKVQFPSNATVNDYGTLKIYYTNLSITNANVAAGGDTGNLLFNGGQVANKSFIINLYWNDFLTTGGFIFAEYKTSTGSIYRSSNLAVIKNATMTGGTTLNPPADAPNPANISNTLCCNQTIRLGDKPEPYKGSVFLNPYKNEPYGINAKWEYKGDIIELDNINQTLSVDYITEPGNFTVQRSLGYVYGNTFPNKSNAITITVVPSPIVTNEISINAPVDSKGYFEIMATNPKQIFGTRQGGQVNLNILQNPNHTPQRGDLTTSIESFEWQYKKINTAKNEWITINSNHAYNLESFIPTDIDEAEDNYYLLRRIATYQNIKRASNTLKIVYRTIRKNNTICCDQTLIISPSNTIDPPSLIIGSDATPETNGYLKYQWQSQSIDSNSGNIGNWINITGATSKDYLPAPLLLVSNSRRGEISWSTPITYNYRRLTIRENSYEPTSYSNEVNLNSLNQYPEISLYPNPASSIINIENKKFAYRSDSTFVSIINSMGETVNSNNVSFITPYLISIDISNLPMGVYFINIQSTPTSSTKLTFIKQ from the coding sequence ATGAAAAAGAATTACTTAATTCTCATCTTCGCCTTATTATTTAACACATTTTTATTTTCACAAACTGTCACATTAACACCAACTGCTGTAAATGGAAGCAATGTAAATTCCGGGCCTATTAATTTAGCTTCCACTCCAAACTCAACTATCTCATTAGGAGTTAAAGTTCAATTTCCAAGTAATGCGACTGTTAATGATTATGGTACACTTAAAATATATTATACAAACTTAAGCATAACAAATGCAAATGTAGCTGCTGGTGGTGATACCGGCAACCTTCTTTTCAACGGCGGACAGGTTGCAAACAAAAGCTTTATAATAAACTTGTATTGGAATGATTTTCTAACTACTGGTGGATTTATTTTTGCAGAATACAAAACCTCAACAGGCAGCATATATAGAAGTTCAAATTTAGCAGTAATCAAAAATGCCACTATGACCGGAGGAACAACCTTAAACCCTCCTGCTGACGCTCCTAACCCAGCAAATATTTCAAACACATTATGCTGTAATCAAACCATAAGGTTAGGAGACAAGCCAGAACCATACAAAGGATCAGTATTTTTAAACCCTTACAAAAACGAACCTTATGGCATCAATGCTAAATGGGAATACAAGGGAGATATTATAGAATTAGATAATATAAACCAAACCTTATCTGTAGATTACATAACAGAACCTGGAAACTTCACAGTGCAAAGAAGCTTAGGTTACGTTTACGGAAATACGTTTCCCAACAAAAGTAATGCTATTACTATTACAGTAGTTCCTTCTCCAATAGTCACAAACGAAATTTCCATTAATGCACCTGTAGATTCAAAAGGTTATTTCGAAATTATGGCAACCAATCCAAAACAAATATTTGGAACAAGACAGGGCGGACAAGTTAATTTAAACATCTTACAAAATCCTAATCACACTCCTCAAAGAGGAGATCTTACCACAAGTATTGAGAGCTTTGAATGGCAATACAAAAAAATAAATACTGCAAAAAATGAATGGATAACTATAAATAGTAATCACGCATATAATTTAGAATCCTTTATTCCTACAGATATAGACGAAGCAGAGGACAATTATTATTTACTAAGAAGAATTGCTACCTATCAAAACATAAAAAGAGCAAGCAATACTTTAAAAATAGTATATCGAACTATTCGTAAAAATAACACGATTTGTTGTGATCAAACTCTTATAATATCACCCTCAAATACTATTGATCCACCAAGTTTGATTATTGGCTCAGATGCAACACCTGAAACAAACGGATACCTAAAATATCAATGGCAAAGCCAATCTATCGATAGCAACTCTGGCAACATCGGTAATTGGATCAATATAACCGGAGCAACATCCAAAGATTACCTACCAGCACCACTTCTACTTGTTTCAAATAGTAGACGTGGAGAAATTTCTTGGTCAACACCTATAACTTATAACTATAGACGCTTAACAATTCGAGAAAACTCATATGAACCGACATCATATAGTAATGAGGTAAATTTAAATTCATTAAATCAATATCCAGAAATAAGCTTGTACCCAAATCCAGCAAGCTCAATTATAAATATTGAAAATAAAAAATTTGCCTACAGATCAGACTCTACTTTTGTAAGCATTATTAACAGCATGGGAGAAACTGTCAATTCAAATAATGTCTCATTTATAACTCCATATTTAATAAGTATAGACATTTCAAATTTACCAATGGGAGTATATTTTATAAATATTCAATCAACTCCAACAAGTAGTACTAAATTAACTTTTATAAAACAATAA